The following nucleotide sequence is from Psilocybe cubensis strain MGC-MH-2018 chromosome 13, whole genome shotgun sequence.
CGCTTTGAATGCTGCTTTGAGTATCCTGAAGTCGTATATTCACCATTCCACCATGCCCAGTAAGTATTATTGTTGCAATTCGGTTCATCTTGGCTTATGGTTGATTCAGATTTATCAATATTCATGAGATTTCCGCACCGTGTAGTACGTCTACTCGACTGGTTTGATCAACACCCCGGCGAGAGAGATGTTATTTTTGAAACTCCAGGATGTTCAGACCAGAATATACCTCCAAGCAATTGTTACCCTCTAATAGCTTTGGATATATACTCAAAGGTGGAAGACAATGGATGTGTGGTAGAAAGGCTCACAAACAAAGGGAATATCAGTGTGGATAACAGATTGCGGCAGCTTAGAAAAGATATTGAAGACGGGGAACCAGGAACTGTTCAGAGGCTCGCGCAAATTTTCGCCCCTTCCGTGattcaaatcaaaaaagaaatcatGAGGTTCGTTATATCTGTTTCCTTTAGTTCTCTCTGTGACTTTTGGTATTTGTAGGTGGAAAATAGTCTACCAAAAGCTGAATCAAGAGATTATGGAAAAATCTCCTGGCCTGCATTTGGAGAGCATTATGAAATTTGAAGACACTGGGCTAAACTTGAATTATCAAGCTCAAAATAACGGTACGATTCTTCATGGGAAATTTCATCAAATGCTCATTGATCTTACTCATATGACGCATATACGCAGTATTCACAGATGCCACTGATGGTTCTTTATCACCTTACCAACTTTGGGATAGATTGCATATTTACTGGAGCAAAAACGCGAAGTATAATCTATATTGTAGACCATCTTCCAGTGGATCATTAGCGAGAATGGGGCCGGGAGTACACAGTATTCATGATGCTGCGCCACGTCGAAAACGAAGAATTAACTCTGACGAGGTAAGGTTATTATATTTTGTGGAATTACTATTAATCTAACGCTACGCAGGAAAGTGCTGCTGTAACAGTCGATTCTGAGAAAGAAACTGAACACCAGACACCATGTACTATTATGAAGCGTACACGCAATGTCCAGAACCTTTCCTCAGATTGCAGAACGGAGTACGTAAATGAATTTATCATTAGTCATATTCACTGGCTTGACTTATTTATAGCGTCCGTTGCAATAAGAACACGAAAAGAAGGCGCACAAATATGCATAGAATGGAAGCAATGACTGGCGACGATCCTGGTCCCAGGAATGAAGAACAAGCACAACCGATCTATGAGTCCGCACCTTATCAAcaccaagaagaagagctcCGGATAAAAGAGCTTCAGCTTCGCATAGAGCTACAAAATTCGGAGAACACGGCAGCAGCTATACGCCTGACCCAAAAATTCGTAGATGGGTATATCAACAATATCACGAGAATTTAGCTCACCAAAGTTTGTATACCTTTTGTTATTGAAAACTTCTTAGAATTTTGATGAAAGTGCTACAGAAATGAGGTTGCTGAAATTCTTCATACTCTTCCAGGTCATGCTATGGCTTGAGATGTATCTATCCGATTCAGTAGCGACGCGTTATCGCGAGTCTAATCAGATTAATTAGATCATGTGACCGCGTAATCGAATCCCGTACACGACAACTGCATTTGTTACCCGACAATGACAAAATCAATCTTATGTGCTATCATCTGAGTCCAGCGACTTGTAGCGACTGGCCGTCTCTAGTTGCCCAGCTTTTTACCGAACGCGTCGgactctttcttttctgatCTCCTTATCGATGGCCACAATCCGGAAAGAAAAGCTCACATTTCTTGACATTGTCGACATATGCGATAATGTTCATTTACATCGTGGGCCATCGGGACTCTGCGATGTTTCATTTAACTCGGAGATTCTGGTACCTCTATACCTTTCTGAATCGCCCGATAGTCCAGTAATCGGACTACTCCGCCCCACTATGGTTGAACAACTACAAGTTGAGAATCAAAACAGTTATCAGAATGGCACAGAAAAGATGTGGTCGTTCAGGTTGAGCCCTTCCGAGCATATCACTTCACGAAATGGGGTTCCTGGACCCAGCGTCAGCTTCCGCAATTGGTTAGACACACCCTCGAAACGAACTGCAGCTATGAAGGAATTGTGCGAACGCTGGAGGGACACTGGCCTTTTTTCAAACGTGTGCGGCCCGAAGAAGTGGAGAAACGAGATGTATCCTGTGTATTCAGATCCCTTCGGGTTCCATGATCACCCTCTAGTAGCAGGACACGAAGAAGGGCTCAATTTCGCATTCGAAATGGAACGCTCGGCATGCGCGCTGTTTGGGGTAGTCACATACGGTGTACATCTGAGCATCTATGATGAGGTTTTGCAGGAAGATGGCCAACGAAAATTGCGTATGTGGGTTCCAACTCGTGCTCTCACCAAGCCGACGTGAGTGTTCAACTTGGGGGTACTGCGCTTTTCACTGAATGTTTCGCCGCAGCTTCCCTGGCCTCCTAGATAACACTGTTGCTGGGGGTATCCCAAGCGGCATGCCAATATTCGACTCATTGGTAAAAGAATGCATGGAAGAGGCTAGTATTGAACCTGAAATTGTCAATAAATATACCAGGGCAGTTGGCTCCATCAGCTATTTCTACAGGTGATATTTTGTAGCTAAAACCAAGTTAAATCCTACACTTACTTGATTACAAAAGGGCGTCTACCGGCTGGTTACAACCAGAAGTCGAGTATGTGAATGCCAGTCGAATACTATCCATTGATGCTAACCCTACACCAGATATGTCTACGACATCCAAATTCCACCTAATGTTGATCCTGCACCATTTACCCCACGGCCTTTGGATGGAGAGGTTGAATCATTTGAGGTTTGCAGAGCTGCTGATGTCCGCATATCTCTGAGCTAATTCGTTCCGGCATGTTCCAGTTCGTATCACACGATAAACTTTTGCAGCAGTTGCAAGCGGGGCTGTTCAAACCAAATTGCGGTCTTGGTGAGCGTGCGTTTTACTACCTCCAGGACAATGATATGCTGAGTTTTACGAATGGATTGCAGTGATACTCGACCTCTTCATTCGGCTTGGATATATCACTCCGGATAATGAACCTGATTTCTTGAAGATAATCAACCGACTGCACGGTACGTTTGATTATGCAATTTGGTGATTTCCAAGACCGGT
It contains:
- a CDS encoding hypothetical protein (Uncharacterized protein YJR142W), whose amino-acid sequence is MATIRKEKLTFLDIVDICDNVHLHRGPSGLCDVSFNSEILVPLYLSESPDSPVIGLLRPTMVEQLQVENQNSYQNGTEKMWSFRLSPSEHITSRNGVPGPSVSFRNWLDTPSKRTAAMKELCERWRDTGLFSNVCGPKKWRNEMYPVYSDPFGFHDHPLVAGHEEGLNFAFEMERSACALFGVVTYGVHLSIYDEVLQEDGQRKLRMWVPTRALTKPTFPGLLDNTVAGGIPSGMPIFDSLVKECMEEASIEPEIVNKYTRAVGSISYFYRASTGWLQPEVEYVYDIQIPPNVDPAPFTPRPLDGEVESFEFVSHDKLLQQLQAGLFKPNCGLVILDLFIRLGYITPDNEPDFLKIINRLHGTFDYAIW